In uncultured Desulfobacter sp., one DNA window encodes the following:
- a CDS encoding ABC transporter permease, translating to MTWFSIQKPLPARKKSVLILLSFILPLLVWSAVSYLPFLWHPMMEIQSAGNSIYFEEGQRVKRNLFEEENKRLAQSESQLATGRRVNPVYLPPPHKVLTAVYTSFKAEPRRPEDPWLHESLAHSIRVVFYGFLLSSIIGVPLGIICGVFDFFSKLTEPFMEFFRYMPAPVFGALAVAVLGINDAPKIAIIFIGTFFQQVLVIANTTRLMPPSLLEAAQTLGASGGTLFKKVVLPAIAPHVFLDLRILLGWAWTYLIVAEVVGTSTGITWFINQQAKYRIYENVYAAILIIGFIGLSTDMVLAWIGRNVFIWTGGRRNTFFQIVFETFTGSRDTTFTFLKNRDTRYEHTDTAQL from the coding sequence ATGACCTGGTTTTCAATTCAAAAGCCGCTTCCGGCAAGGAAAAAATCTGTATTGATCCTGCTCTCCTTTATACTCCCCCTGCTGGTGTGGTCGGCGGTCAGTTACCTGCCCTTTTTATGGCATCCCATGATGGAGATTCAGTCTGCCGGAAACAGTATCTATTTTGAAGAAGGCCAGCGGGTAAAGCGCAATCTCTTTGAGGAAGAAAACAAACGACTCGCCCAAAGCGAAAGCCAGCTTGCGACCGGCAGGCGTGTAAACCCTGTATATCTTCCGCCGCCGCACAAGGTGCTGACAGCGGTCTATACCTCATTTAAGGCCGAACCCAGAAGGCCGGAAGATCCGTGGCTCCACGAAAGTCTGGCCCACAGTATCCGGGTGGTGTTTTACGGTTTTTTACTCTCTTCCATCATCGGCGTGCCTTTGGGGATCATCTGCGGGGTGTTTGATTTTTTCTCCAAGCTGACCGAGCCCTTTATGGAATTTTTCAGGTATATGCCCGCACCGGTCTTCGGGGCCCTTGCCGTGGCGGTTTTAGGAATTAACGATGCGCCCAAAATTGCCATTATTTTCATCGGTACTTTTTTTCAGCAGGTGCTGGTCATTGCCAATACCACCCGTCTGATGCCGCCCTCCCTGCTGGAGGCGGCCCAGACACTTGGTGCAAGCGGCGGCACCCTGTTTAAGAAAGTGGTGCTGCCGGCCATTGCCCCCCATGTTTTCCTGGATCTTCGGATTCTTCTGGGCTGGGCATGGACCTACCTTATTGTGGCTGAAGTGGTCGGCACAAGTACCGGCATCACCTGGTTCATCAACCAGCAGGCCAAGTACCGAATTTACGAAAACGTGTATGCGGCCATTCTGATCATCGGGTTTATCGGGCTCTCCACAGATATGGTGCTGGCCTGGATCGGACGCAATGTCTTTATATGGACCGGCGGGCGGCGCAATACCTTTTTCCAGATTGTTTTTGAAACCTTTACCGGCTCAAGGGACACCACATTTACCTTTTTAAAGAACAGGGACACAAGATATGAGCATACTGACACTGCCCAGTTATAA
- a CDS encoding ABC transporter ATP-binding protein, with product MSILTLPSYKEQSSKVADRFKRLKKRDVILEAKNITKVFHAEMGDITALESVSFKAYRREFLSVIGASGCGKSTLIRILSGLETTTSGQVLLDGTTVEKPGPERGMVFQGYTLFPWLTVKKNVMFGLEVAGKSQAEAEAVQWIDMVGLDQFADHYPHQLSGGMQQRVAIARALANQPRVLLMDEPFGALDAQTRAKMQAYLLQIWQNVDITIIFITHDLDEAVYLSDRILVLDARPGRVQEIIEVPVEQPRSVKQHLNPEFLATKAHIESLIHTHSDDEDRLPIIRLTQVNDDIL from the coding sequence ATGAGCATACTGACACTGCCCAGTTATAAGGAACAAAGTTCAAAGGTTGCCGACCGGTTTAAGCGTTTAAAAAAGCGGGATGTTATCCTTGAAGCGAAAAATATCACCAAAGTATTCCATGCTGAAATGGGAGATATCACCGCCCTTGAGTCGGTATCCTTCAAGGCGTACCGCCGGGAATTTCTCTCGGTGATCGGTGCCTCCGGGTGTGGAAAATCCACGTTGATCCGTATTTTATCCGGCCTTGAGACCACCACATCCGGCCAGGTGCTGCTGGACGGCACCACAGTTGAAAAACCCGGCCCCGAAAGGGGGATGGTTTTCCAGGGCTATACCCTGTTTCCCTGGCTGACGGTCAAAAAAAACGTGATGTTCGGCCTGGAGGTTGCCGGAAAAAGCCAGGCAGAGGCCGAAGCCGTGCAGTGGATCGACATGGTGGGGCTGGATCAGTTTGCCGACCACTATCCCCATCAACTCTCCGGCGGCATGCAGCAGCGGGTGGCCATTGCCCGGGCCCTGGCCAACCAGCCCAGGGTGTTGTTGATGGATGAGCCCTTTGGCGCACTGGATGCCCAGACCCGGGCAAAAATGCAGGCCTACCTGCTCCAGATCTGGCAGAATGTCGATATCACCATCATTTTCATTACCCATGATCTGGATGAAGCCGTCTATCTGTCAGACCGGATCCTGGTGCTGGACGCCCGTCCGGGAAGGGTCCAGGAAATCATTGAGGTGCCGGTGGAACAGCCCCGTTCTGTCAAACAGCACCTGAACCCGGAATTTCTGGCCACCAAGGCCCATATCGAAAGCCTGATTCACACCCATAGTGATGACGAAGACCGCCTTCCCATCATCCGCCTGACCCAGGTAAATGACGATATCTTATAA
- the nikR gene encoding nickel-responsive transcriptional regulator NikR, with protein sequence MSNSNNDKTQRISVSLPVQLTEELDRMVGDGGYRNRSQAVAQMIRNTILDHYEQSGSRIMAGTITLLYNEAQADLKTRLVTIQRNHIDSVISCLNVLLEKDYSLEVLLVQGPVDTLNKIVKEIRACKGVENCKLVLSSVLMPPIHEKKGTNNE encoded by the coding sequence ATGAGCAATTCAAACAATGATAAAACCCAGAGAATAAGCGTTTCTCTGCCGGTGCAGCTGACAGAGGAACTGGACCGGATGGTTGGCGACGGCGGATATCGCAACCGCAGCCAGGCCGTTGCCCAGATGATTCGCAACACCATTTTAGACCATTATGAACAAAGCGGCAGCCGCATCATGGCAGGCACCATCACCCTTCTTTACAACGAGGCCCAGGCGGACCTGAAAACCCGTCTGGTCACCATTCAACGCAATCATATCGATTCGGTAATCTCCTGCCTCAATGTACTGCTTGAAAAGGACTACTCCCTTGAAGTGCTCCTGGTTCAGGGTCCGGTGGACACATTGAACAAAATCGTCAAAGAAATACGGGCATGCAAAGGCGTTGAAAACTGTAAACTTGTTCTGTCATCTGTCCTGATGCCGCCAATCCATGAAAAAAAAGGAACAAATAATGAATAA
- a CDS encoding urea amidolyase associated protein UAAP1: MNNTQSVNDETVGKLRFETIVPGGWNWSHVIKKGSAVQLTDLEGGANASALFYNAANPSERYNMGDTLKIQHISYITQGHCIYSDMGRILMSVIADTCGWNDVICGVSDADMIQARFGAKSYQDHHNDFHRNGYDSLMVELAKHAMGPRDFTETINFFSKVGVADNGDLFFVENFSKPGTSVTLRVEMDTLMVLDTGMHPLNPSSQYLRKPVKIAVMDCPPAKEDDCCRTFCPENERGFANTEQYHL, from the coding sequence ATGAATAACACACAATCCGTGAACGATGAAACTGTTGGAAAACTGCGCTTTGAAACGATTGTTCCAGGCGGGTGGAACTGGTCTCATGTTATTAAGAAAGGATCCGCCGTGCAGCTCACCGATCTTGAAGGCGGAGCCAATGCATCGGCGCTTTTCTACAATGCAGCCAACCCCAGCGAACGCTACAATATGGGGGATACGCTTAAAATCCAGCATATTTCTTATATTACCCAGGGCCACTGCATCTATTCGGATATGGGCCGGATTCTCATGTCTGTCATCGCCGACACCTGCGGCTGGAACGATGTTATCTGCGGGGTGTCAGATGCCGACATGATCCAGGCCCGTTTCGGTGCCAAAAGCTACCAGGACCACCACAATGACTTCCACCGCAACGGCTACGACTCTTTAATGGTGGAACTTGCCAAACACGCCATGGGTCCAAGGGATTTTACTGAAACCATCAATTTTTTCTCAAAAGTGGGGGTGGCGGACAATGGAGATTTGTTCTTTGTGGAAAATTTTTCAAAACCCGGCACCAGCGTGACCCTGAGAGTTGAAATGGACACCCTGATGGTGCTGGACACGGGCATGCACCCCCTGAATCCCTCAAGTCAATATCTGAGAAAACCAGTAAAAATAGCCGTCATGGATTGTCCCCCTGCAAAAGAGGACGATTGCTGCCGCACATTCTGCCCCGAAAACGAAAGGGGTTTTGCCAATACAGAACAATATCATTTGTAA
- a CDS encoding urea amidolyase associated protein UAAP2: protein MTIPLTQSTLEPSDAVFTQKVAAGDGWMHLVKKGQTLRITDLHGNQAVDTIFFNADNTNERYHTANTMREQKNVYISTGTDIRSNENNIMLTVTADTCGRHDTLGSACSCESNTARYDFDKRYMHSCRDIFLKTILDWGNGMDKRDQVCNINFFMNVPVNPEGGSNFEDGISQPMKYVEMTAKMNILVLVSNCPQLNNPCNAYNPTPVEMTIWNPA, encoded by the coding sequence ATGACCATTCCATTGACCCAAAGTACTCTGGAACCCTCGGATGCCGTATTTACCCAGAAAGTTGCGGCCGGAGACGGCTGGATGCATCTTGTAAAAAAAGGGCAGACCCTTAGAATCACCGACCTTCACGGCAACCAGGCCGTGGACACCATATTTTTTAACGCGGACAACACAAATGAGCGCTACCACACCGCAAACACCATGAGAGAACAAAAAAACGTATATATCTCCACGGGCACGGACATTCGCTCCAATGAGAACAATATCATGCTCACGGTCACGGCCGACACCTGCGGCCGCCATGACACCCTGGGCAGCGCCTGCTCCTGCGAAAGCAACACCGCCCGGTATGACTTTGACAAGCGGTATATGCACTCGTGCAGGGATATCTTTTTAAAGACAATCCTGGACTGGGGAAACGGCATGGACAAACGCGACCAGGTCTGCAATATCAATTTTTTCATGAACGTACCGGTAAACCCGGAAGGCGGGTCCAATTTTGAGGACGGCATTTCCCAGCCCATGAAATATGTGGAGATGACGGCCAAAATGAACATCCTTGTGTTAGTCTCCAACTGCCCCCAGCTCAACAATCCTTGCAATGCATATAACCCCACGCCCGTGGAAATGACCATCTGGAATCCGGCCTGA